Proteins encoded by one window of Nocardioides euryhalodurans:
- a CDS encoding sensor histidine kinase, with protein sequence MSGDELQVIGVAAASAVGVGAVGLGVAWLLRRRSIRWQLSLVAVVAALSVLVGVVGAAQLMFISQHDWRVVALVAVVAGVVSLAVALALGAAIAHWSASLREDARQLARPGPYEARGRGPAEFRELSEELTRTSEKLEESRAREARLEGSRRELISWVSHDLRTPLAGMRAMTEALEDGMAPDPERYRTQIRVEVDRMVRMVDDLFELSRIHAGVLRIEPETVLVGDLVSEAIAGADPVARARSIRLGGSVEEGIAITADPAGLSRVISNLLMNAIRHTPADGVVEIHGRTVPDGVELSVTDGCGGIDAADMARVFDVAWQGEPARTPAQEEDGRVRGAGLGLAIVKGIVEAHRGVIGVENVEAGTVPVGCRFLVRLPAS encoded by the coding sequence ATGAGTGGTGACGAGCTGCAGGTCATCGGGGTGGCCGCGGCCAGCGCGGTCGGGGTCGGCGCCGTGGGGCTGGGTGTCGCCTGGCTGCTGCGTCGCCGCTCGATCCGCTGGCAGCTGTCGCTGGTCGCGGTCGTCGCGGCCCTCTCGGTGCTCGTGGGTGTCGTGGGTGCGGCGCAGCTGATGTTCATCTCGCAGCACGACTGGAGGGTCGTGGCCCTGGTGGCCGTGGTCGCGGGTGTCGTGTCGCTGGCCGTGGCCCTCGCGCTGGGTGCGGCGATCGCCCACTGGTCCGCATCACTGCGCGAGGACGCCCGCCAGCTCGCCCGGCCCGGTCCGTACGAGGCGCGAGGTCGTGGTCCTGCGGAGTTCCGGGAGCTGTCGGAGGAGCTGACGCGCACCAGCGAGAAGCTGGAGGAGTCGCGGGCGCGCGAGGCCCGGCTCGAGGGGTCGCGTCGCGAGCTGATCTCGTGGGTCTCCCACGACCTGCGGACCCCGCTCGCCGGGATGCGCGCCATGACCGAGGCGCTCGAGGACGGGATGGCTCCCGACCCGGAGCGCTACCGGACCCAGATCCGGGTCGAGGTGGACCGCATGGTGCGGATGGTCGACGACCTCTTCGAGCTGTCGCGGATCCACGCCGGCGTGCTGCGGATCGAGCCCGAGACGGTCCTCGTCGGCGACCTGGTCAGCGAGGCGATCGCCGGGGCCGACCCCGTCGCCCGGGCACGCAGCATCCGTCTGGGCGGCTCGGTGGAGGAGGGGATCGCCATCACCGCGGACCCGGCGGGCCTGTCGCGGGTGATCTCGAACCTGCTCATGAACGCGATCCGCCACACCCCGGCCGACGGCGTCGTCGAGATCCACGGCCGGACCGTGCCGGACGGGGTGGAGCTCAGCGTCACCGACGGCTGCGGCGGCATCGACGCGGCCGACATGGCGCGGGTCTTCGACGTCGCCTGGCAGGGCGAACCGGCACGCACCCCCGCCCAGGAGGAGGACGGGCGGGTGCGCGGGGCCGGTCTGGGGCTCGCGATCGTCAAGGGCATCGTGGAGGCGCACCGCGGCGTGATCGGGGTGGAGAACGTCGAGGCGGGCACCGTCCCGGTGGGCTGCCGGTTCCTCGTCCGGCTGCCGGCGTCCTAG
- a CDS encoding response regulator transcription factor, which translates to MAQILVVDDDPTVREVVVSYLRANRHDVREARDGETALVMAEEQSPDLVVLDLMLPGIDGLEVCRRLRAVGPVPVIMLTALGSETDRVVGLELGADDYVTKPFSPRELALRVDSVLRRTSEPEPAVPDVLEDGDLVLDSVRHEVTRAGSPLSLTAREFDLLRFLLAHRGEAYSREDLLQQVWGWSFGDQSTVTVHVRRLREKVEDDPTRPERLVTVWGVGYRWEESA; encoded by the coding sequence GTGGCACAGATCCTGGTCGTTGACGACGACCCCACCGTCAGGGAGGTGGTCGTGTCCTACCTGCGGGCGAACCGGCACGACGTCCGTGAGGCCCGGGACGGCGAGACGGCGCTGGTGATGGCGGAGGAGCAGTCGCCGGACCTCGTCGTCCTGGACCTGATGCTGCCGGGGATCGACGGCCTCGAGGTCTGCCGGAGGCTGCGCGCGGTCGGGCCGGTGCCGGTCATCATGCTCACCGCGCTCGGGTCCGAGACCGACCGGGTGGTGGGGCTGGAGCTCGGCGCCGACGACTACGTCACCAAGCCGTTCAGCCCGCGGGAGCTGGCGCTGCGGGTCGACTCGGTGCTCCGACGTACGAGCGAGCCCGAGCCGGCCGTGCCTGACGTGCTCGAGGACGGCGACCTGGTGCTCGACTCGGTCCGCCACGAGGTGACGCGCGCCGGGTCCCCGCTGTCGCTGACCGCGCGGGAGTTCGACCTGCTCCGCTTCCTGCTCGCCCACCGCGGCGAGGCGTACTCCCGCGAGGACCTCCTGCAACAGGTGTGGGGCTGGTCGTTCGGCGACCAGTCGACGGTGACCGTGCACGTGCGCCGGCTGCGCGAGAAGGTCGAGGACGACCCGACCCGGCCCGAGCGGCTGGTGACGGTGTGGGGCGTGGGCTACCGCTGGGAGGAGAGCGCATGA
- a CDS encoding molybdopterin-dependent oxidoreductase, protein MRPRPPAPEHFTSRLRSPAVASRVGVLLGISFGLCFLTGLVSHYAQLPQQPVPFPASPAWGYRVTQGLHVISGTAAVPLLLVKLWTVYPRLFLRPPRRLRGLLVEVAERGSIAVLVASAVFLLASGLANSTAWYPWAFSFRTTHYALAWVAIGALVLHVAVKLPLIRQALRADVDDTALDRPTATEPGALSRRGLLRTTWLAAGVAVVATAGNSVGWLREVSVLAVRSSDGPQGLPVTKSARAAGVLETATSPAYRLTVEHAGERRTFGLEELQALPQVTETLPIACVEGWSENAEWTGVRLRTLLDLVGAPAGSAVVFESLQESGAFRTSALPGHFADDDRTLVALRVNGEVLSLDHGHPCRLIAPNRPGVRQTKWLSRVVAT, encoded by the coding sequence GTGAGGCCCCGCCCGCCCGCGCCGGAGCACTTCACCAGCCGCCTGCGCAGCCCGGCGGTCGCCAGCCGGGTGGGTGTGCTGCTCGGCATCTCCTTCGGCCTCTGCTTCCTCACCGGGCTGGTGAGCCACTACGCCCAGCTGCCGCAGCAGCCCGTCCCGTTCCCGGCCAGCCCGGCCTGGGGCTACCGGGTCACGCAGGGGCTGCACGTCATCAGCGGGACCGCCGCCGTGCCGCTTCTCCTGGTGAAGCTCTGGACGGTCTATCCGAGGCTGTTCCTGCGCCCGCCGCGCCGGCTCCGCGGGTTGCTCGTGGAGGTTGCCGAGCGTGGCTCCATCGCCGTGCTCGTCGCGTCGGCCGTCTTCCTGCTCGCGTCGGGCCTGGCGAACTCGACCGCCTGGTATCCGTGGGCCTTCTCGTTCCGGACCACCCACTACGCCCTGGCGTGGGTCGCCATCGGGGCGCTCGTGCTGCACGTGGCGGTCAAGCTGCCGCTGATCCGGCAGGCGCTGCGGGCCGACGTCGACGACACCGCGCTCGACCGGCCCACCGCCACCGAACCCGGGGCCCTGAGCAGGCGTGGCCTGCTGCGGACCACCTGGCTCGCGGCCGGCGTGGCGGTCGTCGCGACGGCCGGCAACAGCGTCGGCTGGCTGCGTGAGGTCTCGGTGCTGGCGGTGCGCTCCTCGGACGGCCCGCAGGGGCTGCCGGTGACCAAGTCCGCGCGAGCCGCCGGGGTCCTCGAGACGGCCACCAGCCCGGCGTACCGGCTCACCGTCGAGCACGCGGGCGAGCGGCGCACGTTCGGGCTCGAGGAGCTGCAGGCGCTGCCGCAGGTCACCGAGACGCTGCCGATCGCGTGCGTGGAGGGGTGGAGCGAGAACGCCGAGTGGACCGGGGTCCGGCTGCGCACGCTGCTCGACCTCGTGGGCGCCCCCGCCGGGAGCGCGGTGGTCTTCGAGTCGTTGCAGGAGTCGGGTGCGTTCCGGACCTCCGCTCTGCCCGGCCACTTCGCGGACGACGACCGCACGCTCGTCGCGCTGCGCGTCAACGGGGAGGTGCTGTCGCTCGACCACGGCCATCCCTGCCGGCTGATCGCCCCCAACCGGCCGGGCGTGCGTCAGACGAAGTGGCTGTCCCGGGTGGTGGCGACGTGA
- a CDS encoding class I SAM-dependent methyltransferase, with protein MTDAAFTQVFARALQGHPCHVVEVDGYGEPRSLPVADWARAADEADHLLLDRCEGATLDIGCGPGRLSARLAELGHVVLGIDVVPEAVAQAIGRGATALRRNVFESLPGEGRWRTALLADGNIGIGGDPAALLGRARELLDPRGRVVAEVAPPGLGLRTTWAVLTCGDERSRPFRWSVVGADAVPGLAAGVGLRQTGLHRAGDRWCVVLEEAP; from the coding sequence ATGACGGACGCCGCCTTCACCCAGGTCTTCGCCCGCGCGCTGCAGGGCCACCCCTGCCACGTCGTCGAGGTCGACGGGTACGGCGAGCCGCGCTCGCTGCCCGTCGCCGACTGGGCCCGGGCCGCCGACGAGGCGGACCACCTGCTCCTCGACCGCTGCGAGGGAGCCACGCTCGACATCGGCTGCGGCCCGGGTCGGCTCAGCGCCCGGCTGGCCGAGCTCGGCCACGTCGTGCTCGGCATCGACGTCGTCCCCGAGGCCGTGGCGCAGGCGATCGGCCGCGGTGCGACGGCGCTGCGCCGCAACGTCTTCGAGTCGCTGCCCGGAGAGGGCCGCTGGCGCACCGCGCTGCTGGCGGACGGCAACATCGGGATCGGCGGCGACCCCGCCGCGCTGCTGGGCCGGGCGCGCGAGCTGCTCGACCCGCGCGGGCGGGTGGTGGCCGAGGTCGCACCGCCGGGACTGGGCCTGCGCACCACGTGGGCGGTGCTGACCTGTGGCGACGAGCGGAGCCGGCCCTTCCGGTGGTCGGTCGTGGGGGCCGATGCGGTGCCGGGTCTGGCCGCCGGGGTCGGGCTGCGGCAGACCGGCCTCCACCGGGCCGGCGACCGGTGGTGCGTCGTGCTGGAGGAGGCGCCGTGA
- a CDS encoding TIGR04282 family arsenosugar biosynthesis glycosyltransferase — translation MTPTRLLVVAKAPHPGQVKTRLGAEVGHEVAADLAAAALLDTLAACRGAVGGGRCHLALAGDLAGAVRETELRDGLAGWTVRPQRGTGLAERLVHAHRDLGPGPVVQIGMDTPQVDAHHLTDVAAGLDAADAVLGPAVDGGWWVLALRDPGHARVLHDVPMSRPTTGRDTRVALETAGLDVADATELRDVDTVADADLVAADAPHGAFARAWHGVRAR, via the coding sequence GTGACCCCGACCCGGCTGCTGGTGGTGGCCAAGGCTCCGCACCCCGGACAGGTCAAGACCCGGCTCGGCGCCGAGGTGGGTCACGAGGTGGCCGCCGACCTGGCGGCGGCCGCGCTGCTCGACACCCTCGCCGCCTGCCGTGGCGCGGTCGGTGGCGGTCGGTGCCACCTCGCGCTCGCGGGCGACCTCGCCGGCGCGGTCCGCGAGACCGAGCTGCGCGACGGCCTCGCCGGGTGGACCGTACGACCACAGCGCGGCACCGGACTCGCCGAGCGGCTGGTGCACGCCCACCGGGACCTCGGCCCCGGGCCGGTCGTCCAGATCGGGATGGACACCCCGCAGGTGGACGCGCACCACCTCACCGACGTCGCCGCAGGGCTCGACGCCGCCGACGCGGTGCTCGGCCCCGCCGTCGACGGCGGGTGGTGGGTCCTGGCGCTGCGGGACCCAGGGCATGCCCGGGTGCTGCACGACGTCCCCATGTCCCGACCCACCACTGGGCGCGACACCCGCGTCGCGCTGGAGACGGCCGGACTGGACGTCGCCGACGCCACCGAGCTGCGCGACGTCGACACGGTGGCGGACGCCGACCTCGTGGCCGCCGACGCACCCCACGGCGCCTTCGCCCGAGCCTGGCACGGGGTGCGGGCCCGATGA
- a CDS encoding glycosyltransferase family 2 protein, with protein MPPTCDLILPCRDEAAALRDLLPRIPAEYAVIVVDNGSRDATAEVALRLGARVVPEPAPGYGAAVHAGLLAATSDLVAVMDGDGSFDPAELGTLVADVAEGRADLAVGRRRPVTAGVWPWHARLGNALVLAWLRRRIGLAVHDIAPMRVVRRADLLALDVRDRRFGYPVELLQKATDAGWRVVERDVSYHPRAEGTRSKVSGSVRGTTRAARDFWRVLS; from the coding sequence GTGCCCCCGACCTGCGACCTGATCCTCCCGTGCCGCGACGAGGCCGCGGCCCTGCGGGACCTGCTGCCCCGGATCCCGGCGGAGTACGCCGTCATCGTGGTCGACAACGGGTCCCGCGACGCCACCGCGGAGGTGGCGCTCCGCCTGGGTGCCCGGGTCGTCCCGGAACCGGCTCCGGGATACGGCGCCGCCGTGCACGCGGGGCTGCTCGCCGCCACGTCCGACCTGGTGGCGGTCATGGACGGTGACGGCTCCTTCGACCCCGCCGAGCTGGGGACCCTCGTCGCCGACGTCGCCGAGGGCCGGGCCGACCTCGCCGTGGGCAGGCGGCGGCCGGTCACCGCCGGCGTGTGGCCCTGGCACGCCCGGCTCGGCAACGCGCTGGTGCTGGCCTGGCTGCGCCGCCGGATCGGCCTCGCGGTCCACGACATCGCGCCGATGCGGGTGGTCCGGCGCGCCGACCTGCTGGCGCTCGACGTCCGCGACCGCCGCTTCGGCTACCCCGTCGAGCTGCTCCAGAAGGCGACCGACGCCGGGTGGCGGGTGGTCGAGCGCGACGTCAGCTACCACCCCCGGGCCGAGGGCACCCGCTCCAAGGTGTCCGGATCGGTGCGGGGCACCACCCGGGCCGCGCGCGACTTCTGGCGGGTGCTCTCGTGA
- a CDS encoding NAD-dependent epimerase/dehydratase family protein, with protein MRVLVTGSAGFIGSALTEALTARGDEVVGVDLMLPEAHGPADAPAGTHRLDVRDAEAWSDLLAGVDVVCHQAALVGAGVRVADLPHYASHNDHGTAALLAAMHGAGVRRLVLASSMVVYGEGRYDCPDHGPRPVRPRSVARLEAGDFENHCDLCDAVLRWQLVEESAALDPRSAYAASKLAQEHYASAWARQADGAVVALRYHNVYGPGMPRDTPYSGVAAMFRSSLERGEAPQVFEDGGQARDFVHVSDVARANLAAVLTVAGEATGSLAAYNVCSGTPVTIGEVARLVARGSGSALAPEVTGGFRLGDVRHVVASPELARRELGFTAQVSPSAGLPEFATAPLRS; from the coding sequence GTGAGGGTCCTCGTCACCGGGTCGGCCGGGTTCATCGGGAGTGCGCTCACGGAGGCGCTGACGGCCCGCGGCGACGAGGTCGTCGGCGTCGACCTGATGCTGCCCGAGGCCCACGGGCCGGCCGACGCACCTGCCGGGACCCACCGGCTCGACGTGCGCGACGCCGAGGCGTGGAGCGACCTGCTCGCGGGGGTCGACGTGGTGTGCCACCAGGCGGCCCTGGTGGGGGCGGGGGTCCGGGTCGCGGACCTGCCCCACTACGCCTCCCACAACGACCACGGGACCGCAGCCCTCCTGGCCGCGATGCACGGCGCCGGCGTACGCCGCCTGGTGCTGGCGTCCTCGATGGTGGTCTACGGCGAGGGGCGCTACGACTGCCCCGACCACGGTCCGCGGCCGGTGCGGCCACGCAGCGTGGCCCGCCTCGAGGCCGGCGACTTCGAGAACCACTGCGACCTGTGCGACGCGGTCCTGCGGTGGCAGCTGGTCGAGGAGTCAGCGGCGCTCGACCCGCGCAGCGCCTATGCCGCCAGCAAGCTCGCGCAGGAGCACTACGCCTCGGCGTGGGCGCGGCAGGCCGACGGCGCCGTGGTCGCGCTCCGCTACCACAACGTCTACGGACCGGGGATGCCCCGCGACACCCCCTACTCAGGGGTCGCGGCGATGTTCCGGTCCTCCCTCGAACGCGGCGAGGCGCCGCAGGTCTTCGAGGACGGGGGCCAGGCCCGCGACTTCGTGCACGTCTCCGACGTGGCGCGCGCCAACCTGGCGGCCGTGCTCACCGTCGCCGGCGAGGCGACGGGCTCGCTGGCCGCCTACAACGTCTGCTCCGGGACCCCGGTCACCATCGGCGAGGTGGCTCGCCTGGTCGCCCGGGGGAGCGGCAGCGCGCTTGCGCCCGAGGTCACCGGTGGCTTCCGGCTCGGGGACGTACGCCACGTGGTCGCGTCACCGGAGCTGGCGCGGCGCGAGCTCGGCTTCACCGCGCAGGTCTCGCCGTCCGCCGGGCTGCCGGAGTTCGCGACCGCGCCGCTGCGCAGCTGA